The following are from one region of the Rhizobacter sp. AJA081-3 genome:
- a CDS encoding bifunctional 2-polyprenyl-6-hydroxyphenol methylase/3-demethylubiquinol 3-O-methyltransferase UbiG: MSGAQFWADRVRRYGHTGWSDAAVYAYDQRLRLAALRQWLDSQAFPAEATALDFGCGTGDFCALLAERFGAVVGCDLAPAVLALAAQRHASPRIRYSADAEEALAQRYALILCVTVLQHVVDDAELHALLQRFAAALQPGGQVVVLETFASGTPAANGYLKRRTLESLVAAFAAVGLALRSQRGFYHPGESPTPAFLAYRRRPLVRLLSRLAPWRLPRVRGWLERLGAQAADADRDAMDRAGSPTQWLVFARSAA; encoded by the coding sequence ATGAGCGGCGCGCAATTCTGGGCCGACCGTGTGCGCCGCTACGGCCACACCGGCTGGTCCGACGCGGCGGTGTATGCCTACGACCAGCGGCTGCGCCTGGCGGCACTGCGCCAATGGCTGGACTCCCAGGCGTTTCCCGCCGAGGCGACCGCGCTCGACTTCGGCTGCGGCACCGGCGACTTCTGCGCGCTGCTGGCCGAGCGATTCGGTGCGGTGGTCGGCTGCGACCTCGCTCCCGCCGTGCTCGCCTTGGCTGCGCAGCGGCACGCCTCGCCGCGCATCCGCTACAGCGCCGATGCCGAAGAAGCGCTCGCGCAACGGTATGCGCTGATCCTGTGCGTGACGGTCTTGCAGCACGTGGTCGACGACGCCGAACTTCACGCGCTGCTGCAGCGTTTCGCCGCAGCCCTGCAGCCCGGCGGGCAGGTGGTGGTGCTGGAGACCTTCGCCAGCGGCACGCCTGCGGCGAATGGCTACCTGAAGCGCCGCACGCTCGAGTCGCTGGTGGCGGCCTTCGCTGCCGTCGGCCTCGCCCTGCGTTCGCAGCGCGGCTTCTATCACCCCGGCGAAAGCCCGACGCCGGCCTTCCTGGCCTACCGCCGGCGCCCGCTGGTGCGCCTGCTGTCGCGCCTGGCCCCTTGGCGGCTGCCACGGGTGCGCGGCTGGCTGGAACGCCTCGGTGCGCAGGCCGCCGACGCCGACCGCGACGCGATGGACCGCGCCGGCTCGCCGACGCAGTGGCTGGTGTTCGCCCGGAGCGCCGCATGA
- a CDS encoding DegT/DnrJ/EryC1/StrS aminotransferase family protein codes for MTAKLDFIDLKSQYAALKERIAVRMQAVLDHGQYIMGPEVKELEEQLAAFTGAKHCITVASGTEALLIALMALDLQPGDEVITTAFTFAATAEMIVLRGGVPVFVDIEPDTCNIDARLIEAKITPRTRAIMPVSLYGQCADMEAVNAIAARHGLAVIEDAAQSFGATYQGARSGNLSTFGCTSFFPSKPLGCYGDGGAIFTSDDALAQACREIRVHGQSARYTHTRVGVGGRMDTLQCAVVLAKLERFDWELQRRREIGARYQLLLEGRGIDLLAVRPDRDCVWAQYTVFVDERAKVQAALQAQGIPTAVHYPKPLHRQPAYAAYCCAECCPESERAAQRVMSLPMSADLSEADQLRVVQALLDATQ; via the coding sequence ATGACCGCCAAGCTCGACTTCATCGACCTGAAGAGCCAGTACGCGGCGCTGAAGGAGCGCATCGCGGTGCGCATGCAGGCCGTGCTCGACCACGGCCAGTACATCATGGGCCCGGAGGTCAAGGAGCTCGAGGAACAGCTGGCCGCCTTCACCGGCGCCAAGCACTGCATCACCGTGGCCAGCGGCACCGAGGCGCTGCTGATCGCGCTGATGGCGCTGGACCTGCAGCCCGGCGACGAGGTCATCACCACCGCCTTCACCTTCGCGGCCACCGCCGAGATGATCGTGCTGCGCGGCGGCGTGCCGGTGTTCGTCGACATCGAGCCCGACACCTGCAACATCGACGCCCGGCTGATCGAGGCGAAGATCACGCCGCGCACCCGCGCCATCATGCCGGTGAGCCTGTACGGCCAGTGCGCCGACATGGAGGCCGTCAACGCCATCGCCGCGCGCCACGGCCTGGCGGTGATCGAGGACGCGGCGCAGAGCTTCGGGGCGACCTACCAGGGCGCGCGCAGCGGCAACCTCAGCACCTTCGGCTGCACCAGCTTCTTCCCGAGCAAGCCGCTGGGCTGTTACGGCGACGGCGGCGCCATCTTCACCAGCGACGACGCGCTCGCGCAGGCCTGCCGCGAGATCCGCGTGCACGGCCAGAGCGCGCGCTACACCCACACCCGCGTCGGCGTGGGCGGGCGCATGGACACGCTGCAGTGCGCCGTGGTGCTGGCCAAGCTGGAGCGCTTCGACTGGGAGCTGCAGCGCCGGCGCGAGATCGGCGCGAGATACCAGCTGCTGCTCGAAGGCCGCGGCATCGATCTGCTGGCCGTGCGGCCCGACCGCGACTGTGTCTGGGCTCAGTACACCGTGTTCGTCGACGAGCGCGCGAAGGTGCAGGCGGCGCTGCAGGCGCAGGGCATCCCGACGGCGGTGCACTACCCCAAGCCGCTGCACCGACAGCCGGCCTATGCGGCGTACTGCTGCGCCGAGTGCTGCCCCGAGAGCGAGCGCGCCGCGCAGCGTGTCATGAGCCTGCCGATGAGCGCCGACCTGTCCGAGGCCGACCAGCTGCGCGTCGTGCAGGCGCTGCTCGACGCCACCCAATGA
- a CDS encoding glycosyltransferase family 4 protein, whose product MIDRTEAPVLVLGSASIHVARFVRGLCAAGRSVVLATHGELPLGPLPGLREQVVLDLSVTSWSAVRRIRALTRQWSPSVIHAHQVNSVAWHAVRAARGAVPVVLTLWGSDVLTLPSRSPLHRWMVRSALQGAAAWTADARVLLDAAAQIAGPCESIRREWIPIGIDVPPPGSQTRERRLLSCRLHKPLYRIDAILRAFASLPASRADWVLEVAASGEQTPALQQLAAELGVAERVEFSGMLGAAALWRAYRRSAVFVSVPETDGTSVSLLEAMAAGCLPMLSDLPANREWVETGRNGLLVADPAHLGAALEQAIEWSESGRWVREGRPINEALVTEKALFPHNIEQFVALYDELTEHSA is encoded by the coding sequence ATGATCGACCGGACCGAAGCCCCTGTGCTCGTGCTCGGCAGCGCCTCCATCCACGTCGCGCGTTTCGTGCGCGGCCTTTGCGCCGCCGGTCGCAGCGTCGTGCTGGCCACGCATGGCGAACTGCCGCTCGGCCCTCTGCCGGGGTTGCGCGAGCAGGTGGTGCTCGACCTGTCCGTTACTTCGTGGTCGGCGGTGCGCCGCATCCGTGCGCTGACGCGGCAGTGGTCACCGTCGGTGATTCACGCGCACCAGGTCAACAGCGTGGCCTGGCACGCGGTGCGTGCAGCGCGCGGCGCCGTGCCGGTCGTGTTGACGCTGTGGGGCTCCGACGTGCTGACGCTGCCCTCGCGCAGCCCCTTGCACCGCTGGATGGTGCGCAGCGCGCTGCAAGGCGCTGCCGCATGGACCGCCGATGCGCGCGTGCTGCTCGATGCGGCCGCGCAGATCGCCGGGCCCTGCGAAAGCATCCGCCGCGAATGGATCCCGATCGGCATCGACGTGCCGCCGCCCGGCTCGCAGACACGTGAGCGCCGCTTGCTCTCGTGCCGCCTGCACAAGCCGCTGTACCGCATCGATGCGATCCTGCGTGCCTTCGCGAGCCTGCCGGCGAGCCGAGCCGACTGGGTTCTGGAGGTGGCCGCCAGTGGCGAGCAGACGCCGGCCCTGCAGCAACTCGCGGCCGAGCTCGGCGTGGCCGAGCGCGTGGAGTTCAGCGGCATGCTCGGCGCCGCCGCCCTGTGGCGCGCCTACCGGCGCAGCGCCGTGTTCGTGAGCGTGCCCGAGACCGACGGCACCTCGGTGAGCCTGCTCGAGGCGATGGCCGCGGGCTGCCTGCCGATGCTCAGCGACCTGCCGGCCAACCGCGAGTGGGTGGAGACGGGCCGCAACGGCCTGCTGGTGGCTGACCCCGCCCATCTCGGTGCCGCGCTGGAGCAGGCGATCGAGTGGTCGGAGTCGGGCCGCTGGGTGCGCGAAGGCCGGCCGATCAACGAGGCGCTGGTGACGGAGAAGGCCCTGTTCCCCCACAACATCGAGCAGTTCGTGGCGCTGTATGACGAGCTCACGGAGCACTCGGCATGA
- a CDS encoding lipopolysaccharide biosynthesis protein: MSQGAWRQVLTLLGGAGLAQAIALAASPLLTRLYAPEHFGVFALFASLVTLIATVATGRYELAVILPASDAEAWQVVKLALLIALPVTALTLLAVALGGNALVEHVGDARLAVWAWLLPVAVLLTALINTLTVWANRRQAYGALAVNRVAQSGVTAAASVGLGAAGWASPGLMLGSVIGQAGAAWLLVSRRPRGQGEAAQTTLAELAQRYRDFPRINLPHALLDAAQASVVLALLGAAYGGAVLGWYAFALRIARTPLAMIGSSVGQVFQQRAARLAESGGDLAELSRHTTQRLLLIAAPFGVAVVWAPELFAWVFGDNWSDAGLYARVLAPWMILSLLTSPMSQLPLIVGRQGGAFAFGVVYQLAMVLPLALGWALAWPVLHTLTLQSAAASAVLLAYGVWLQRLARSGR; encoded by the coding sequence ATGAGCCAGGGCGCGTGGCGCCAGGTGCTGACGCTGCTCGGCGGCGCCGGCCTCGCGCAGGCCATCGCGCTGGCGGCCAGCCCGCTGCTCACGCGCCTGTACGCGCCGGAGCACTTCGGCGTGTTCGCGCTGTTCGCCAGCCTGGTGACGCTGATCGCGACCGTGGCCACCGGCCGCTACGAGCTGGCGGTGATCCTGCCGGCCAGCGATGCCGAAGCCTGGCAGGTGGTGAAGCTCGCGCTGCTGATCGCCCTGCCGGTGACGGCGCTGACGCTGCTGGCCGTCGCGTTGGGCGGCAACGCGCTGGTCGAACATGTCGGCGACGCGCGGCTCGCGGTGTGGGCCTGGCTGCTGCCGGTCGCGGTGCTGCTCACCGCGCTGATCAACACGCTGACGGTGTGGGCCAACCGGCGCCAGGCCTACGGTGCGCTGGCGGTGAATCGCGTGGCGCAAAGCGGTGTCACCGCGGCGGCCAGCGTGGGCCTGGGCGCGGCGGGCTGGGCCAGCCCCGGCCTGATGCTGGGCAGCGTGATCGGCCAGGCCGGTGCGGCCTGGCTTCTGGTGTCGCGCCGGCCGCGCGGGCAGGGCGAGGCCGCCCAGACGACGCTCGCCGAACTCGCGCAGCGTTACCGCGACTTCCCGCGCATCAACCTGCCGCATGCGCTGCTCGACGCAGCGCAGGCCAGCGTGGTGCTGGCGCTGCTTGGCGCAGCCTATGGCGGCGCGGTGCTCGGCTGGTACGCTTTCGCGCTGCGCATCGCGCGCACGCCCCTGGCGATGATCGGCTCGTCGGTGGGCCAGGTGTTCCAGCAACGCGCGGCGCGGCTGGCCGAGTCGGGCGGCGACCTCGCCGAGCTGTCGCGCCACACCACGCAGCGCCTGCTGCTCATTGCCGCGCCCTTCGGCGTGGCGGTGGTGTGGGCGCCAGAGCTGTTCGCCTGGGTGTTCGGCGACAACTGGAGCGACGCCGGCCTCTACGCCCGCGTGCTGGCGCCGTGGATGATCCTCAGCCTGCTGACCTCGCCGATGTCGCAGCTGCCGCTGATCGTCGGGCGGCAGGGCGGCGCCTTCGCCTTCGGCGTGGTCTACCAGCTGGCGATGGTGCTGCCACTCGCGCTCGGCTGGGCGCTGGCTTGGCCGGTGCTGCACACGCTGACGCTGCAGTCGGCGGCGGCCAGCGCCGTGTTGCTGGCCTACGGCGTGTGGCTGCAGCGCCTGGCACGGAGCGGGCGATGA